A section of the Stenotrophomonas sp. 364 genome encodes:
- the folP gene encoding dihydropteroate synthase translates to MFDISPQLDCGGRVLRLDRPRVMGIVNVTPDSFSDGGAHDTVEAAVAHGLQLVAEGADLLDIGGESTRPGSAPVPEDEELRRVIPVIQRLAAETTVPISIDTFKPAVMRAAVAAGAGMINDIHALRQPGALEAAADLGVPVVLMHMQGEPGSMQDTPHYHDVVAEVHRFLTERMFQAEMAGVAKKHLVIDLGFGFGKTTEHNMTLLARSARFLDLGVPMLAGLSRKRSIGELTGREQPRDRVAGSVAAHLIAAQRGAMLLRVHDVAATVDALKVWAAVDAVPMPRVDAAPTMPRWPDDV, encoded by the coding sequence ATGTTCGACATTTCCCCCCAGCTCGATTGCGGCGGCCGCGTGCTGCGGCTGGATCGCCCGCGCGTGATGGGTATCGTCAACGTCACCCCGGACTCGTTCTCCGACGGCGGCGCGCACGACACCGTGGAGGCCGCGGTCGCGCATGGCCTGCAGCTGGTCGCCGAGGGCGCTGACCTGCTGGACATCGGCGGCGAGTCCACCCGTCCCGGCAGCGCGCCGGTGCCGGAGGACGAAGAGCTGCGCCGGGTGATTCCGGTCATTCAGCGGCTGGCGGCGGAAACCACGGTGCCGATCAGCATCGACACCTTCAAGCCGGCCGTGATGCGTGCTGCCGTGGCGGCCGGCGCCGGCATGATCAACGACATCCATGCGTTGCGTCAGCCCGGTGCGCTCGAGGCAGCCGCCGACCTCGGCGTGCCCGTGGTGCTGATGCACATGCAGGGCGAGCCGGGCAGCATGCAGGACACCCCGCATTACCACGACGTAGTGGCCGAGGTGCATCGTTTCCTGACCGAGCGCATGTTCCAGGCGGAGATGGCCGGCGTGGCCAAAAAGCACCTGGTCATCGACCTGGGCTTCGGCTTCGGCAAGACCACCGAACACAACATGACCTTGCTGGCGCGCTCGGCGCGCTTTCTTGACCTCGGCGTGCCGATGCTGGCGGGCCTGTCGCGCAAGCGCAGCATCGGCGAGCTGACCGGCCGCGAGCAGCCGCGCGACCGCGTCGCCGGCTCGGTCGCCGCGCACCTGATCGCCGCCCAGCGCGGCGCGATGCTGCTGCGCGTGCACGACGTGGCCGCCACGGTCGACGCCCTCAAGGTGTGGGCGGCGGTGGATGCGGTGCCGATGCCGCGCGTGGACGCAGCGCCGACGATGCCGCGCTGGCCGGACGACGTCTGA
- the miaA gene encoding tRNA (adenosine(37)-N6)-dimethylallyltransferase MiaA codes for MAVDQRPLAIAVMGPTASGKTATAIALAQQLGGEIVSVDSALVYRGLEIGSAKPDAVERAQAPHHLLDLRDPWQTYSAAEFAADAARAVADIVARGRMPILAGGTGLYFRALLQGLSPMPPADPDTRARIAEQAAAEGWVALHAELAGIDPVAAARIHATDPQRIQRALEVYRLSGTPISEWQKLPGVDRLPVRTLKLVLAPRERSVLHQRIETRFDAMLAHGFLDEVRALRALPDMARVAAPLDLPAIRAVGYRQAWEFLDGQGSASQFRERGIQATRQLAKRQLTWLRGELDVRWFDPHLDKASLADAVSTFVAR; via the coding sequence ATGGCCGTGGACCAGCGCCCGCTGGCGATCGCGGTGATGGGCCCGACCGCGTCGGGCAAGACCGCCACCGCGATCGCGCTGGCGCAGCAGCTGGGCGGGGAGATCGTCAGCGTCGATTCGGCGCTGGTCTACCGCGGCCTGGAGATCGGCTCGGCCAAGCCGGATGCGGTCGAACGCGCGCAGGCACCGCACCACCTGCTGGACCTTCGCGATCCGTGGCAGACCTATTCAGCCGCCGAGTTCGCCGCCGATGCCGCGCGCGCGGTCGCCGACATCGTGGCCCGTGGCCGCATGCCGATCCTGGCCGGCGGCACCGGGCTGTATTTCCGTGCGCTGCTGCAGGGGCTGTCGCCGATGCCGCCGGCCGATCCCGACACCCGTGCGCGGATTGCCGAACAGGCGGCCGCCGAGGGCTGGGTGGCGCTGCACGCCGAACTGGCCGGCATCGACCCGGTGGCCGCAGCACGCATTCATGCGACCGACCCGCAGCGCATCCAGCGTGCGCTGGAGGTGTACCGGCTGAGCGGCACCCCGATCAGCGAATGGCAGAAACTGCCCGGCGTGGATCGCCTGCCGGTGCGCACCCTCAAGCTGGTGCTGGCCCCGCGCGAGCGCAGCGTGCTGCACCAGCGCATCGAGACCCGTTTCGACGCCATGCTGGCCCACGGCTTCCTGGACGAGGTCCGCGCCCTGCGCGCGCTGCCGGACATGGCGCGGGTGGCGGCACCGCTGGACCTTCCGGCCATCCGCGCGGTCGGCTACCGCCAGGCGTGGGAGTTTCTGGACGGGCAGGGCAGTGCCAGCCAGTTCCGCGAGCGGGGCATCCAGGCCACCCGCCAACTGGCCAAGCGCCAGCTGACCTGGCTGCGGGGCGAGCTTGATGTGCGCTGGTTCGACCCCCATCTGGATAAGGCTTCCCTGGCGGACGCGGTGTCGACCTTCGTCGCACGCTGA
- a CDS encoding CinA family protein: MHVPTDAELGVLARDVGQRLQQAALQLVSAESCSGGWIAKAMTDVAGSSAFFDCGMVVYSYEAKQRLLGVRAHTLEQFGAVSRETVLEMVSGALINSGAGMAVAVTGIAGPGGGSPDKPVGSVWIGWKQRGGYARAQLFQFDGDRDAIRRQTVQQALTGIFAPV, from the coding sequence ATGCACGTCCCCACCGATGCCGAACTCGGCGTCCTCGCCCGTGATGTCGGCCAGCGCCTGCAGCAGGCCGCCCTGCAACTGGTCAGCGCCGAAAGCTGCAGCGGCGGCTGGATCGCCAAGGCGATGACCGACGTGGCCGGCTCGTCGGCCTTCTTCGATTGCGGCATGGTGGTCTACAGCTACGAGGCCAAGCAGCGCCTGCTCGGCGTGCGCGCGCACACGCTGGAACAGTTCGGTGCGGTCAGCCGCGAAACCGTGCTGGAAATGGTGTCCGGCGCGTTGATCAATTCCGGCGCCGGCATGGCCGTGGCCGTGACCGGCATCGCCGGTCCGGGCGGTGGCAGCCCGGATAAACCGGTCGGCAGCGTCTGGATCGGCTGGAAGCAGCGCGGCGGTTACGCCCGGGCGCAGCTGTTCCAGTTCGATGGCGACCGCGATGCCATCCGCCGCCAGACCGTGCAGCAGGCACTGACGGGAATTTTCGCCCCGGTGTGA
- the lexA gene encoding transcriptional repressor LexA, translating into MDLTDTQQAILQLIAERIETDGAPPSQTEIARAFGFKGVRAAQYHLEALEQAGAIRRIPGQARGIRLVQAPPLQDGLPASLSVPALPDHVLRLPVLGRVAAGLPIGADIGSDDFVVLDRVFFSPAPDYLLKVQGDSMIDEGIFDGDLIGVHRTRDARSGQIVVARIDDEITVKLLKMGKDRIRLLPRNPDYKPIEVLPDQDFAIEGLYCGLLRPNR; encoded by the coding sequence ATGGACCTAACCGATACCCAGCAGGCGATCCTGCAGTTGATCGCCGAGCGTATAGAGACCGATGGCGCACCGCCGTCGCAGACGGAAATCGCCCGCGCGTTCGGCTTCAAGGGCGTGCGCGCTGCCCAGTACCATCTGGAAGCGCTGGAGCAGGCCGGGGCGATCCGTCGCATTCCCGGGCAGGCCCGCGGCATCCGGCTTGTGCAGGCGCCGCCGCTGCAGGACGGCCTGCCGGCCTCGCTGTCGGTGCCCGCATTGCCCGACCACGTATTGCGCCTGCCGGTGCTGGGCCGGGTGGCCGCCGGCCTCCCGATCGGCGCCGACATCGGGTCCGACGATTTCGTGGTGCTCGACCGGGTGTTCTTCTCGCCCGCGCCGGATTACCTGCTCAAGGTGCAGGGCGATTCGATGATCGACGAAGGCATCTTCGATGGCGACCTGATCGGCGTGCACCGCACCCGCGACGCCCGCTCGGGCCAGATCGTGGTGGCCCGCATCGATGACGAAATCACGGTCAAGCTGCTCAAGATGGGCAAGGACCGCATCCGCTTGCTGCCGCGCAACCCCGATTACAAGCCGATCGAAGTGCTGCCCGACCAGGACTTCGCTATTGAAGGCCTCTATTGCGGCCTGCTGCGGCCCAACCGCTGA
- the hfq gene encoding RNA chaperone Hfq — MSKGQSLQDPFLNALRRERVPVSVYLVNGIKLQGTIESFDQFVVLLRNTVSQMVYKHAISTVVPARNVRVGPGGGYVQSNEGGAEGVQGEDDVE, encoded by the coding sequence ATGTCCAAGGGGCAATCGCTGCAGGATCCGTTTCTCAATGCACTTCGGCGCGAGCGCGTGCCGGTTTCGGTGTATCTGGTCAATGGCATCAAGCTTCAGGGGACGATTGAATCGTTCGACCAGTTCGTGGTGCTGCTGCGTAATACGGTGAGCCAGATGGTGTACAAGCACGCCATTTCGACCGTGGTGCCGGCGCGCAACGTGCGGGTCGGTCCGGGCGGCGGCTATGTACAGTCCAATGAAGGTGGCGCCGAAGGCGTCCAAGGTGAAGACGACGTTGAGTAA
- the recX gene encoding recombination regulator RecX, with the protein MQDSDSPAPRRKRRVSEQTPVQRALGLLVRREHSRKELTRKLQARGIETEAAVAAVDTLSEAGWQDDTRFAENLVRIRANTGYGPIHIRAELGTHGLDSEQIALAMDTFEGDWAENARDLVCRRFGEAGPQELPQRRKAADLLARRGFDGDTIRRATRYDPDD; encoded by the coding sequence ATGCAGGATTCCGACAGCCCGGCACCCCGCCGTAAACGCCGTGTCAGTGAACAGACCCCGGTCCAACGGGCGCTGGGCCTGCTGGTGCGCCGGGAGCACTCACGCAAGGAATTGACCCGCAAGCTGCAGGCCCGGGGCATAGAGACCGAGGCCGCCGTGGCAGCGGTCGACACGCTCAGCGAGGCCGGCTGGCAGGACGACACCCGGTTCGCCGAGAACCTGGTCCGGATCCGGGCCAACACCGGGTACGGTCCGATCCATATCCGGGCCGAACTGGGCACCCATGGGCTGGACAGCGAGCAGATCGCCCTGGCCATGGACACCTTCGAGGGCGATTGGGCTGAAAATGCCCGGGATCTGGTCTGCCGCCGTTTTGGCGAGGCCGGCCCCCAGGAGCTGCCGCAACGCCGTAAAGCGGCTGATCTGCTGGCCCGGCGCGGGTTCGACGGCGATACCATTCGGCGCGCCACCCGCTACGACCCTGACGACTGA
- the ubiB gene encoding 2-polyprenylphenol 6-hydroxylase, whose product MWETLGTVRDLGRLQEIASVLIRYGFGDLVRRIGLADVLERAGRLLHWNDTQMLRMTAPVRVRRAMEDLGPTFVKLGQVLATRVDLFPPDWIAEFSELQNAVPALPYAQVREQLEADLGAPATEVFAWLDETPMAAASLAQAHRATLHDGTAVVLKIRRPGIRDVIEADLRLLARLAEIVEARLPDLQRYRPAEVVQQFQVSLRRELDFAAECRNAERIARNFQGRQDILIPNVHWQWTCESLNVQAFVDGIPGRDLAGVDAAGLDRVQLARRGGNIVLKMVLEDGCFHADPHPGNIIYLRDGRIGVIDFGMVGAISEQRRFQVAQLLHGLVSQEPEAVADVLLDWAGGVDVDESRLQQDISTFVDQYRGVPLKDLHMGLMLGNITTLLRQYSLTLPADLALMIKTFLTLEGMGRQLDPQFDMASAARPYLERVMWQRYAPGAVLKRGKRSLVGVMDLLGDLPRDVRRLLQMARRGRLQLKVETTALQGFGDQVNRAANRLVMGIVTAALIIGSSIVMHSVGGVSSRWLLALGVAGFIGAGFCGVWILFSIWRSGKNP is encoded by the coding sequence ATGTGGGAAACGCTGGGCACCGTGCGCGACCTGGGGCGATTGCAGGAAATCGCCTCGGTCCTGATCCGCTATGGCTTTGGCGACCTGGTGCGCCGGATCGGCCTGGCCGACGTGCTGGAACGGGCCGGTCGCCTGCTGCACTGGAACGACACGCAGATGCTGCGCATGACCGCCCCGGTGCGGGTGCGGCGGGCGATGGAGGACCTGGGCCCCACCTTCGTCAAACTCGGGCAGGTGCTGGCCACCCGCGTGGACCTGTTCCCGCCGGACTGGATCGCCGAGTTCTCCGAACTGCAGAACGCGGTGCCCGCGCTGCCCTATGCGCAGGTCCGCGAGCAGCTGGAAGCCGACCTGGGGGCACCGGCCACCGAGGTGTTCGCGTGGCTGGATGAAACCCCGATGGCGGCCGCTTCGCTGGCCCAGGCGCACCGCGCCACCCTGCACGACGGCACGGCGGTGGTACTGAAAATCCGCCGACCCGGCATCCGCGACGTGATCGAAGCCGACCTGCGCCTGCTGGCGCGGCTGGCCGAGATCGTCGAGGCGCGCCTGCCGGACCTGCAGCGCTACCGCCCGGCCGAAGTGGTGCAGCAGTTCCAGGTATCGCTGCGACGTGAGCTGGATTTCGCCGCCGAATGCCGCAACGCCGAGCGCATCGCCCGCAACTTCCAGGGGCGCCAGGACATCCTGATACCCAACGTGCATTGGCAGTGGACCTGCGAGAGCCTCAACGTGCAGGCCTTCGTGGATGGCATTCCCGGCCGCGACCTCGCCGGCGTCGACGCGGCGGGACTGGATCGGGTGCAGCTGGCGCGTCGGGGCGGCAACATCGTGCTCAAGATGGTGTTGGAGGACGGCTGCTTCCACGCCGATCCGCATCCGGGCAACATCATCTACCTGCGCGACGGGCGGATCGGCGTGATCGATTTCGGCATGGTCGGGGCCATCTCCGAACAGCGTCGCTTCCAGGTGGCGCAGCTGCTGCACGGCCTGGTCAGCCAGGAGCCCGAAGCGGTGGCCGATGTGCTGCTGGATTGGGCCGGCGGCGTGGATGTGGACGAATCGCGGCTGCAGCAGGACATCAGCACCTTTGTCGACCAGTACCGGGGCGTGCCGCTGAAGGACCTGCACATGGGCCTGATGCTGGGCAACATCACCACGCTGCTGCGCCAGTACTCGCTGACCCTGCCGGCCGACCTGGCGTTGATGATCAAGACCTTCCTGACCCTGGAAGGCATGGGCCGCCAGCTCGACCCGCAGTTCGACATGGCCAGTGCCGCGCGCCCCTACCTGGAACGGGTAATGTGGCAACGCTATGCCCCCGGCGCGGTGCTCAAACGCGGCAAGCGCAGCCTGGTCGGGGTAATGGACCTGCTCGGCGACCTGCCGCGCGACGTGCGCCGCCTGCTGCAGATGGCGCGCCGGGGGCGTCTGCAGCTGAAAGTGGAAACCACCGCACTGCAGGGCTTCGGCGACCAGGTCAACCGCGCCGCCAACCGGCTGGTCATGGGCATCGTGACCGCCGCACTCATCATCGGCTCGTCCATCGTCATGCACAGCGTAGGCGGCGTCTCCAGCCGCTGGCTGCTGGCGCTGGGCGTGGCTGGCTTCATCGGCGCGGGCTTCTGCGGCGTGTGGATACTGTTTTCGATCTGGCGCAGCGGCAAGAACCCGTAG
- the hflX gene encoding ribosome rescue GTPase HflX, whose translation MFDRSKRGEHALLIQPHSGRLEEDVLEEFTDLARSAGASIAATLTARIDRPNPSILIGTGKLDEVKAAADATGADLILVNHSLSPVQERNLERFLERRVIDRAGLILDIFAQRAHSHEGKLQVELAQLRHMATRLVRGWTHLERQRGGAIGLRGPGETQLETDRRLLQKRVEQLQKKLEKVEVQRTQMRRARVRSELPRVALVGYTNAGKSTLFNALTGAEAYAADKLFATLDPTVRRIIVPGGSVVLADTVGFVRDLPHELVAAFRSTLSEAREADFLLHIVDAADPHREERIAQVDEVLAEVGAGDLPQLLVFNKIDRIDGAEVRHDAQDGIPDEARRERVWISARDGLGLPLLQSVLGKRLGLQHVTGELRLPPSAGRLRSRLHQLEVVRSEQADEDGWLLDVDLPIAEAEKLAAGEGGEPIRALLPEKLPEW comes from the coding sequence GTGTTTGACCGTTCCAAGCGAGGCGAACACGCACTCCTGATCCAGCCGCATTCCGGCCGGCTCGAAGAGGATGTGCTTGAAGAGTTCACCGATCTGGCCCGCTCCGCCGGGGCCAGCATCGCCGCGACGCTGACCGCGCGCATCGATCGGCCCAACCCGTCGATCCTGATCGGCACCGGCAAGCTGGACGAGGTGAAAGCCGCGGCCGACGCCACCGGTGCCGACCTGATACTGGTCAACCATTCGCTGTCGCCGGTGCAGGAGCGCAACCTGGAACGGTTCCTGGAGCGCCGGGTGATCGACCGTGCCGGCCTGATCCTGGACATCTTCGCCCAGCGTGCGCACAGCCACGAAGGCAAGCTGCAGGTCGAGCTGGCGCAGCTGCGCCACATGGCCACGCGGCTGGTCCGCGGCTGGACCCATCTGGAGCGTCAGCGCGGCGGTGCCATCGGCCTGCGTGGCCCGGGTGAAACCCAGCTGGAAACCGATCGCCGGCTGCTGCAGAAGCGGGTCGAGCAGCTGCAGAAGAAGCTGGAAAAAGTGGAAGTGCAGCGCACCCAGATGCGCCGCGCACGCGTGCGCAGCGAGTTGCCGCGCGTGGCCCTGGTGGGCTACACCAACGCCGGCAAGTCGACGCTGTTCAACGCGCTGACCGGTGCCGAGGCGTATGCCGCCGACAAGTTGTTTGCCACCCTGGACCCGACCGTGCGCCGCATCATCGTGCCCGGCGGCAGCGTCGTGCTGGCCGACACCGTCGGGTTCGTGCGCGATCTGCCGCATGAGCTGGTGGCCGCGTTCCGCTCGACCCTGAGCGAAGCGCGCGAGGCCGATTTCCTGCTGCACATCGTTGATGCGGCCGATCCGCACCGCGAAGAGCGCATCGCCCAGGTCGACGAAGTACTGGCCGAGGTCGGTGCCGGTGATCTGCCGCAGCTGCTGGTCTTCAACAAGATCGACCGCATCGATGGTGCCGAAGTGCGTCACGACGCGCAGGACGGCATCCCCGATGAGGCGCGCCGCGAGCGCGTATGGATTTCCGCACGCGACGGGCTTGGCCTGCCGCTGCTGCAGTCCGTACTGGGCAAGCGGTTGGGCCTGCAGCATGTCACCGGCGAACTTCGCCTGCCACCCAGTGCCGGCCGGCTGCGCTCGCGCCTGCACCAGCTGGAAGTGGTGCGCAGCGAACAGGCCGACGAAGACGGCTGGTTGCTCGATGTCGACCTGCCCATCGCCGAAGCCGAGAAACTGGCGGCGGGCGAGGGCGGCGAACCGATCCGCGCCCTGCTCCCGGAAAAACTGCCGGAGTGGTAA
- the ftsH gene encoding ATP-dependent zinc metalloprotease FtsH: MNDLTKNLLLWVVVAVVLMVVFQSFSPKSSGAGAQGATYSQFLDQVDSGNVQKVTFAGDVRGGTSQLSYTTRGGQSATITAPYDRDLINVLRGKNVEIVQEEPSSGISLGAILMNFLPVILIIGFWLFIMRQMQGGGGGSKGAMSFGKSRAKLQGEDQIKVTFADVAGCDEAKEEVGELVDFLRDPTKFTKLGGKIPRGVLMVGPPGTGKTLLARAIAGEAKVPFFSISGSDFVEMFVGVGASRVRDMFEQAKKQAPCIIFIDEIDAVGRHRGAGLGGGHDEREQTLNQLLVEMDGFEGGEGVIVIAATNRPDVLDPALLRPGRFDRQVVVGLADVRGREQILKVHMRKLPLADDVEPMVIARGTPGFSGADLANLCNEAALFAARGGEKEVRMDHFDRARDKILMGAERRSMAMSEEEKTLTAYHEAGHAIVGRLVPEHDPVYKVTIIPRGRALGVTMYLPEGDKYSMNRVAIESQLCSLYGGRVAEELIFGTDKVTTGASNDIERATKMARNMVTKWGLSDELGPIAYGEEDDEVFLGRSVTQHKSVSDDTARRIDEVVRSILDKAYARTTELLTANLDKLHTMSQLLLQYETIDVPQIDAVMEGRDPPPPMGWEKSNKDGGNGNNNDKGGDARPVPPIAGPAEQL, encoded by the coding sequence ATGAACGACTTGACCAAGAACCTCCTGCTATGGGTGGTCGTCGCCGTGGTGCTGATGGTGGTCTTCCAGAGCTTCTCGCCCAAGAGCAGCGGCGCGGGAGCCCAGGGCGCGACCTATTCGCAGTTCCTGGACCAGGTGGACAGCGGCAACGTACAGAAGGTCACCTTTGCCGGTGACGTGCGCGGCGGCACCAGCCAGCTGTCCTACACCACCCGTGGCGGCCAGTCGGCCACCATCACCGCGCCCTACGATCGTGACCTGATCAACGTGCTGCGCGGCAAGAACGTGGAAATCGTCCAGGAAGAGCCGTCCAGCGGTATCTCGCTGGGCGCCATTCTGATGAACTTCCTCCCGGTGATCCTGATCATCGGCTTCTGGTTGTTCATCATGCGCCAGATGCAGGGCGGCGGTGGCGGCTCCAAGGGCGCCATGTCCTTCGGCAAGTCGCGCGCCAAGCTGCAGGGCGAAGACCAGATCAAGGTCACCTTCGCCGACGTTGCCGGCTGCGACGAAGCCAAGGAAGAGGTCGGCGAGCTGGTCGACTTCCTGCGCGACCCGACCAAGTTCACCAAGCTGGGCGGCAAGATCCCGCGCGGCGTGCTGATGGTCGGTCCGCCCGGCACCGGCAAGACCCTGCTGGCCCGCGCCATTGCCGGCGAGGCCAAGGTCCCGTTCTTCTCGATCTCCGGCTCGGACTTCGTGGAAATGTTCGTCGGCGTCGGCGCCAGCCGCGTCCGCGACATGTTCGAGCAGGCCAAGAAGCAGGCGCCGTGCATCATCTTCATCGACGAAATCGACGCCGTCGGCCGCCACCGTGGTGCCGGCCTGGGCGGCGGTCATGACGAACGCGAGCAGACCCTGAACCAGCTGCTGGTCGAAATGGACGGCTTCGAGGGAGGCGAGGGCGTGATCGTCATCGCCGCCACCAACCGTCCCGACGTGCTGGATCCGGCGCTGTTGCGCCCGGGCCGTTTCGACCGCCAGGTCGTGGTGGGCCTGGCCGACGTGCGCGGCCGCGAGCAGATCCTGAAGGTGCACATGCGCAAGCTGCCGCTGGCCGACGACGTCGAGCCGATGGTGATCGCGCGCGGTACCCCGGGCTTCTCCGGCGCGGACCTGGCCAACCTCTGCAACGAGGCGGCGCTGTTCGCCGCGCGTGGTGGCGAGAAGGAAGTCCGCATGGACCACTTCGACCGTGCCCGCGACAAGATCCTGATGGGTGCCGAACGCCGTTCGATGGCGATGAGCGAAGAAGAAAAGACGCTCACCGCCTACCACGAAGCCGGCCACGCCATCGTCGGCCGCCTGGTGCCCGAGCATGATCCGGTCTACAAGGTCACCATCATCCCGCGCGGTCGCGCGCTGGGCGTGACCATGTACCTGCCGGAAGGCGACAAGTACTCGATGAACCGCGTGGCGATCGAATCGCAGCTGTGCTCGCTGTACGGTGGTCGTGTGGCCGAAGAGCTGATCTTCGGCACCGACAAGGTCACCACCGGTGCGTCCAACGACATCGAGCGCGCCACCAAGATGGCCCGCAACATGGTCACCAAGTGGGGCCTGTCCGATGAGCTGGGTCCGATCGCCTACGGCGAGGAAGACGATGAAGTGTTCCTGGGCCGTTCGGTCACCCAGCACAAGAGCGTCTCCGACGATACCGCGCGCCGCATCGACGAAGTGGTGCGCAGCATCCTGGACAAGGCCTACGCCCGCACCACCGAGCTGCTGACCGCCAACCTGGACAAGCTGCACACCATGTCGCAGCTGCTGCTGCAGTACGAGACCATCGATGTGCCGCAGATCGATGCGGTCATGGAAGGTCGCGATCCGCCGCCGCCGATGGGCTGGGAAAAGTCCAACAAGGACGGCGGCAACGGCAACAACAACGACAAGGGCGGCGACGCCCGTCCGGTGCCGCCGATTGCCGGTCCTGCCGAGCAGCTGTAA
- the recA gene encoding recombinase RecA, producing the protein MDENKKRALTAALSQIEKQFGKGAVMRMGDRVVEAVEVIPTGSLMLDIALGIGGLPKGRVVEIYGPESSGKTTLTLQAIAECQKKGGTAAFIDAEHALDPIYAAKLGVNVDDLLLSQPDTGEQALEIADMLVRSSSVDIVVVDSVAALTPKAEIEGEMGDQLPGLQARLMSQALRKLTGNIKRSNTLVVFINQLRMKIGVMMPGQSPEVTTGGNALKFYASVRLDIRRIGAIKKGDEIIGNQTKIKVVKNKLAPPFKQVITEILYGEGISREGELIDMGVEAKLVEKAGAWYSYGEERIGQGKDNARGYLRDNPQVAQRLEAELREKFQPEEAVREGGDDAEDDAE; encoded by the coding sequence ATGGACGAAAACAAAAAGCGTGCCCTCACCGCCGCCCTGAGCCAGATCGAAAAGCAGTTCGGCAAGGGCGCCGTGATGCGCATGGGCGACCGCGTCGTCGAAGCGGTCGAGGTCATCCCGACCGGCTCGCTGATGCTGGATATCGCACTCGGCATTGGTGGCCTGCCCAAGGGGCGCGTCGTTGAAATCTACGGTCCGGAATCCTCGGGCAAGACCACCCTGACCCTGCAGGCCATTGCCGAATGCCAGAAGAAGGGCGGCACCGCGGCCTTCATCGACGCCGAGCATGCGCTGGATCCGATCTATGCCGCCAAGCTGGGCGTGAACGTGGACGACCTGCTGCTCTCGCAGCCCGATACCGGTGAGCAGGCGCTGGAAATCGCCGACATGCTGGTGCGGTCCAGCTCGGTGGACATCGTGGTGGTCGACTCGGTTGCCGCGCTGACCCCGAAGGCCGAAATCGAAGGCGAAATGGGCGACCAGCTGCCGGGCCTGCAGGCCCGTCTGATGAGCCAGGCGCTGCGCAAGCTGACCGGCAACATCAAGCGCTCCAACACCCTCGTGGTCTTCATCAACCAGCTGCGCATGAAGATCGGCGTGATGATGCCGGGCCAGAGCCCGGAAGTGACCACCGGCGGCAACGCACTGAAGTTCTACGCCTCGGTCCGCCTGGACATCCGCCGTATCGGCGCGATCAAGAAGGGCGACGAGATCATCGGCAACCAGACCAAGATCAAGGTGGTCAAGAACAAGCTGGCGCCGCCGTTCAAGCAGGTGATCACTGAAATTCTGTACGGCGAAGGCATCAGCCGCGAAGGCGAACTGATCGACATGGGCGTGGAAGCCAAGCTGGTCGAGAAGGCAGGCGCCTGGTACAGCTACGGCGAAGAGCGTATCGGTCAGGGCAAGGACAACGCCCGCGGCTATCTGCGCGACAACCCGCAGGTTGCCCAGCGTCTGGAAGCCGAACTGCGCGAGAAGTTCCAGCCGGAAGAAGCCGTGCGTGAAGGCGGCGACGACGCCGAAGACGACGCCGAGTGA